One window from the genome of Nitrospira defluvii encodes:
- a CDS encoding efflux RND transporter periplasmic adaptor subunit has translation MNRRGWIGSSLLMLTVIGVGVGLGVWKYGSIQDQAAASANQPEPMEVVTLAVAKAVDHHQTSTSIGTVLALRSITLRNELAGTVSQVRFTPGQVVEAGTVLVALDVSVEEADLRAQQAQAVLARTVLDRRRALTQDLAAAQEEVDRARADLDVAQAQIARTKALIARKTIRAPFRARVGLADVHPGQYLNEGTQLTTLQGIDDAVHVDFAVPQHVAAGLRHGDLVDVYPAGEASAVQAKIVALDARIDPATRNAMVRARIDRSPAMPVPGAAVRIKVRVGAPRSAVAIPVNALRKGPGGDQVFVIGPDGQGKPRAHLRQVESGAMSGDDIIVYAGLAAGEQVAASGAFKLRDSVLVVAAGDPVATSDSTRSPEQP, from the coding sequence ATGAATCGTCGTGGGTGGATTGGATCGTCGCTGCTGATGCTGACGGTGATCGGAGTCGGGGTGGGGTTGGGGGTGTGGAAATACGGCAGCATCCAGGACCAAGCCGCCGCATCAGCCAACCAGCCGGAGCCGATGGAAGTCGTCACCCTTGCGGTGGCGAAGGCGGTGGATCACCACCAAACGTCCACCTCGATCGGGACGGTATTGGCCCTCCGCTCCATTACTTTGCGCAATGAATTAGCCGGGACCGTGAGTCAGGTGCGGTTCACTCCGGGCCAGGTTGTCGAGGCCGGCACGGTCTTGGTTGCGCTCGATGTGTCAGTGGAGGAAGCCGACCTTCGAGCACAGCAGGCCCAAGCGGTGTTGGCGCGCACGGTCCTCGACCGGCGTCGAGCGCTGACTCAGGACCTGGCTGCGGCACAGGAAGAGGTCGACCGTGCCAGGGCGGATCTTGATGTCGCGCAGGCTCAAATCGCCCGCACGAAAGCCTTGATCGCCCGCAAGACCATTCGCGCACCGTTTCGTGCCCGGGTCGGCCTGGCCGATGTCCATCCCGGACAGTATCTGAATGAAGGCACGCAACTGACGACCCTGCAGGGCATTGATGATGCCGTGCATGTCGACTTTGCGGTGCCGCAGCATGTGGCGGCCGGGTTGCGGCACGGTGATCTGGTGGATGTGTATCCGGCCGGTGAGGCTTCGGCTGTTCAAGCCAAGATCGTGGCGCTGGACGCCCGTATCGATCCCGCGACGCGCAATGCCATGGTCCGCGCCAGGATCGATCGGTCTCCCGCGATGCCTGTGCCCGGCGCCGCGGTGCGAATCAAGGTGCGGGTGGGGGCGCCACGTAGCGCAGTGGCCATTCCGGTCAATGCGTTGCGGAAGGGGCCAGGCGGTGACCAGGTGTTCGTGATCGGGCCTGACGGACAGGGCAAACCACGCGCGCACCTCCGTCAAGTGGAGAGCGGCGCCATGTCGGGGGATGACATCATCGTGTATGCAGGATTGGCCGCCGGCGAGCAGGTGGCGGCCTCGGGTGCGTTCAAATTACGTGACAGTGTGCTCGTCGTGGCCGCCGGCGATCCCGTCGCCACGTCCGATTCCACCCGTTCGCCGGAACAACCGTGA
- a CDS encoding VTT domain-containing protein, which translates to MESVSGLLEQHGAWVLFGGVLAEQLGLPFPALPLLVAAGVLVGTGHLSWSGALVAALSATLLADVIWFFAGRWRGRPVLTLLCRIALEPDACVRRTEDVFRRHGVQSLLVAKFIPGLSTIAPPLAGIVGLGLPLFLLYDALGAVAWAGSGLGFGLLFSGQVEQALAYSEQVVPALLLAAGILLPAYIGWKAWHVRRQLQAVQRMTVAELLDKLSAPEPPLLIDVRPRPTVEAEPGIPDALHMSLDELAHRHGELPRSRDLVLYCACPADAASAQGVLLLRRKGFSRVWPLAGGLDAWRASRDGMEPVGLMQVNRLAI; encoded by the coding sequence ATGGAATCGGTGAGTGGCTTATTGGAGCAGCATGGAGCGTGGGTGTTATTCGGTGGGGTGCTGGCCGAGCAACTCGGGTTGCCGTTTCCGGCATTGCCGCTGCTGGTCGCGGCCGGTGTGCTGGTGGGGACCGGCCACCTCTCCTGGTCGGGCGCCCTGGTCGCCGCGCTCTCAGCCACGCTATTGGCGGATGTCATCTGGTTTTTCGCCGGGCGGTGGCGCGGGCGGCCCGTGCTCACGCTGTTGTGCCGGATCGCCTTGGAGCCGGACGCCTGCGTGCGGCGGACGGAAGACGTGTTTCGCAGGCATGGCGTGCAGTCCTTGCTGGTGGCGAAGTTCATCCCGGGTTTGAGCACGATCGCCCCACCGTTGGCCGGGATCGTGGGACTGGGGCTCCCCTTGTTCCTGCTCTACGATGCGCTGGGCGCTGTCGCGTGGGCCGGGTCGGGATTGGGTTTCGGCCTGCTCTTCAGCGGACAGGTAGAGCAAGCCCTGGCCTATTCGGAACAGGTAGTCCCTGCGCTCCTGCTCGCTGCGGGTATCCTATTGCCGGCCTACATCGGTTGGAAGGCCTGGCATGTTCGCCGGCAACTTCAGGCGGTTCAGAGGATGACGGTGGCGGAACTGCTGGACAAACTGTCGGCCCCCGAGCCCCCGCTGCTCATTGATGTGCGACCACGACCGACCGTCGAGGCAGAGCCTGGGATTCCCGACGCTTTGCACATGTCCTTGGATGAATTGGCGCATCGGCATGGAGAGCTACCCCGCTCACGCGATCTGGTGCTGTATTGTGCCTGCCCGGCTGATGCCGCGAGTGCGCAAGGAGTCTTGCTGTTGCGACGCAAAGGATTCTCGCGAGTGTGGCCGCTTGCCGGTGGTCTCGATGCCTGGCGGGCGAGCCGGGACGGGATGGAGCCGGTGGGATTAATGCAGGTGAACAGGCTGGCGATCTGA